CGTGGTTTCTCTTACACTTGGACACTGTCTAatcctattttatttagttaacaattatatgttatgtatattatttattaaattataatatatcaTCGATTTCCCTCTCTGTATTGAAGGTATCCCTGACATTCAGAGGCCGCGCACGTGTTGTGAGGCACTCAACCACTTTGATTTCCGCGTTGTTTGCCATTAATTTTACGCCTGATTTCAAGCCGTGCAGTATGCTTTCTGATTGATAAAAATCTCACGGGCAGCTGCCCTTAGGGTAACGAACAATAAGCGTTTCATAAACTATGGgcatattaatttaatttcattttctcGATCCTCTCGGGCCAAGTGAACAGTTTGCCATGTGTTGGGCCAACAGGCCACACGCCCTAAACTGTTCACTTGGCCGGGGAGCTAGACTATATCTGGCTATATCCATCGGCAGCTAACTAAAGTTGATCACATAATTGCCGGAATCTCAGCTCGATCCGCTTGAGTTTGGCTCAGACTGGCGCCGAGCGACTCAGGATCGAAGTCGAGTCCCGTTCTCGaccattttaattgcaataatAAATCTGGCCTGCTTTGGGAAAGTGCCTGCCAATGCAAATGCGGGGAAGGTTGGGAAAAGTCGGACCGAAGGGCAGAAAATATCCGGGAAGGTTGGGAAGGGAAGGGTGCAGCAATCGCGCATATCTTAAGCCGATCTAATGCCGATATCCCAGGTATATATCACTGCTACCGTTTTCGCTACCTTCGTTCTGTGCGTCTGGCTGCTCCGTTGTGTTGGCAACAAATTGGATTacaattaaattgcatttacatGCTCCGCCTTTGTTTGTCCCGGAGACTctcaattaaaacttttccatatttctctatatttttttgatatggAAACCTCGGTACGTCCAGCTGTGCTCGGTTTGAGATTTGCCCGATAATTGGATAGGATCGCACAGACCGAGGACTGATACTGGGAAACAGTATCATTAGGAGTTGTGAGGAATGTAACAATAAGATCTGGATTAATAGTAGATGTAAATATTTGGGGTATTATTAAATGAAGTAGACTACCTTTTGGTTGTTTCCCTATTCATTTCctgttttataataatatccTTTAACTATTTTAACTCCTGGCTTCTTTGGTGGCAATAACCCCACACAAATCCAGCCATAATGCATCATCATTAGCCAAGTCCAAAGAGCCCTTTTTGGGCATCGCTCCTTCGACGACTCCTTCCTTTGTGCTGTGATTGCGTTGGCTTTTAACATTCGCccgaaaaataattgaattgttcttcgttatttattttattattttgcttGTCTCTTATTATTGTTCAGCTTACTTTGGGCCGAACCCACACacccacagacacacacagagcCAATGGCATCACTATCATCCAGGGCCAGCTCTATGAGCCATGGTTTCTGTGGGTAAAATTGGCGGAGAATGGCtccggaggtggaggaggtggGTGGGTCTGAATGCGGAGCTGGCTCTAGATGGGTAGCACTTTTGCGCCATCAAAACGGCGCGTCATAAAATACGTTGCATTTGCCATTTACGATGTGATTTCCGTTTTATCTTTGTTTCCcccgttttcttttttcttttttgtgctGCTGTCTTGCTTTTGCGTGGCTTTGTTCTTGTGCTTCTTCGTTGCGGCTTTGTGGTGGGTGGTTAGGggtacactgagagaaaatcaGCAACATATATTCGGGTTTGTTTAAAGAATAAGCATTTATTAAGGTTTTAAACATTATTTCTTGAAAGGAACTAATTGTCTCTCGTGTAATTGTGATCCCCATGAAAATGAAAGCAACAAGTATTATTAGTGGTCCGGCAATACACGATCTAAACTTACGAAATTCAAATTACAACAAACTAACTGATGTGGAAAATcatttgtttcttgttttattgACGATCCTGGCACATAAGACAGAAATCTTTTCCCTTTGAATCCCCAACTCGCCAACGGGGGAAAGGAAGTATTACTATCTAcctgtttaattttttaaattataattattgttatttatttatgtatgtcTTTTGCTCTTATATAGCTGGACTCGCAGCAAACTGTGTATCGCGGGCATCCTCTCAAATCTTTTcaacataaatcaaaattatttatgtaCAGGCAAATTATTGGCCTCACTGATAGCTTGAAAGTTCTTAGAAattgtttcgatttttttttaagaacaactaataaaactacaaaataatattctgAATCATTTAAATCAAACattttcaaaacatttttgtaCGATTTTTTTGATTCGCTGgtatttttaatcatttagAAGATCTCCCAAATGACCCAAAGCTTAGCCATTTATAAAACGTGTCATCATATTGTTggttaattattaataaacagaatttcaatatatgtatatgtacaatatatacattttacacaTAAATGTGTTTATACCATGTTTCGAAGCCACGAGAATGACCCAACTCTATTTAACATTTCGGATTTCCAAACCTCCAAGACATTTTTAATGGCATCTCAGATCAATTTAAGATAACTTGGATGTATTTTGGCTCAGTGCAGCAGGACTTCGTGCTGATACCATTGGGGATTTTGCGCACAAAGCAGTGCGAAATTGAATGTGGGATTTGGCAAAGAGATAGACGGGCGGCGCGCCCCTCTGTGGGCTGTATTTGCGTGGGGTTGGTAATTTTATTGCGATGCTTTTTATGATGTGGCGACAAATTGATATTTCCCCTTGACCGGGAACGAGCGGGGGCGGACGGAGCAAGTGACTGGCCGCCGCCTTTGAGGGCCAATTGAGCTGCACGGCAGAAACCGCAACGGTCCTGCCTCCTTCTAATGCCGCCAGGACACATGAAGCACTCTGGGCGGTCGGCCGCCCGCTGAGTCGCCCCGCTCGTCgtcttataaaataattaagtctTAGCCTCTATTTGTCCCCTTTGTCTGTCGGCGCGGcggtttgtgtgtgtttgttgttcgGGTGTCCGTTGTGCGTGCGCATCCTAGCGAAATTAAGGACTTTAGCGCGATTTTCGCCATGTTTGCCGCTGCCATTGTCTGTGTGCCGACACAGGGATCTCCCGTTAAATTTGAAACTTTTACTTTTCCCCTCTCCACCTCGCTGACTCGCGGCCATTCATTCAGCGGGCTCGGCTTTATTCCGTTTTCCTTCTGCTGAAATCAACTGTAAGTTAATCGCATTAATCCCCGATCGTCTTTCAAGTGGATCCTTTGCGATCCTTTTGCCGGCAAAGCATTCAATTGCGAAATAACAAAGGTTTCCGAGAAGGGTTTGCCATGCACATCGGTCTAAAAATTGGCTGAATTCGATACTTGGAGCAGCCGCAAGATGGCtgaattatgcaaatttagGAAGTAGCAGACGTGGCGTATAAGTGATATTTTGGGAAGAGTTGAATCTTGGTAATGTTTTAATCaatgtttaatttacaatttataaacattttaccaAAGATTTGACCACTCttttaaaatggatttttcGTACAGCCTTTTTGAAGTAATTTCTAAAAGCTGCCTGAAATATGTTAATGTTACAAGTAATAGGCATAAAgtgcaattgcaattgttaatattttatttaaatgataataataatatattaaagagTCCGAAATGTTTTAAACTCCatgtttttcttatttgcagactaaaatattaataggATGACTgcaaattaaatcattttcctTTTCGCCTGGGCGGCTCGGGGTCCATAACGCTGAGGTCATTATCCTGTGAATTcacaataattaaattaaaataaatacgtaTCATTGCGTCATGAACTCACAGTTTCAACAGCGCAGCATATCAAATCATCGGGACATTGTGGACCGAGCGAACGTAACTCTACTTTTGATCCGCACACATTCTCCTCGACACAGACGTTTTCATTGTTTCTTCCGCAATATTGTTGTATctgtttaaataaaacaaaatttaattgaaattattaaaactgtTATCAAAACACAGGTCTTTTGCACTTACTTCGTTGATCCGGCAGCAAACTTGTTTGGATGGACATCCGGCTCCAATTGAGCGATAATCTATCAAAGTTTGGCAGTCTTTCTTATCAACACACTTGTATTCTCTATCTGATTCGCAAGTGATCGATGCTTGGGCGATTCCCAGTAAAGCTGAGATAGTCAGAAGAAGAGCAACTTTCCACTGTGATGCCATTCTGCAAGGTTCGAGTGTTGACTGATACGGTCTGAGAGCTCTGCGATGTTTTTATAGCCATTCGGGGCTTAAGCGATAAGCGATGTCCGTTGACCTTTTCAATGAGCAAATGAATATTTGTCACAGATTTTTTGAGAGTTCtgcgaatttttaaatgattattCCGCAGAATTCCAGCAGCTATTAGAAAAAccttatttacatttatattttagagctGTATTTATTAGCTATAGATTTTATATGCACACAAACTCTCTTTGAAACGTTTACttattttaagtaataatTATTGAACTGTAATTCAGacactttattttgtttttttggtacACCCTCTGCTCAATGGGGatgaaaaaattaaaccaaTAATTTAGCTGTCAATTTCGCAACGCTGCGCTGCCCACACAGACGTATCGGATTCATGTGCCGTCCATCAGGCGAAGGCCGCTCCTTGGCCATTGAATTTCCCGAGGATTGATGGCGGAAAGGATTCGAATCGTACAACAATCGTAGCTGGCTCGTTCTATCCTTCCATTGCTGTATTCCTCCATCTCTCTGCCGGTATACTTG
Above is a genomic segment from Drosophila kikkawai strain 14028-0561.14 chromosome 3R, DkikHiC1v2, whole genome shotgun sequence containing:
- the LOC108075485 gene encoding uncharacterized protein, with the protein product MASQWKVALLLTISALLGIAQASITCESDREYKCVDKKDCQTLIDYRSIGAGCPSKQVCCRINEIQQYCGRNNENVCVEENVCGSKVELRSLGPQCPDDLICCAVETDNDLSVMDPEPPRRKGK